The Pelmatolapia mariae isolate MD_Pm_ZW linkage group LG10_11, Pm_UMD_F_2, whole genome shotgun sequence genome includes a region encoding these proteins:
- the si:dkeyp-69b9.3 gene encoding myocardin — translation MTLLASERSLLIRNKFRSVLQLRIQNRRLSEINADSGLKSTCLPQKAEKDQSEALRLTDDGATQKLPPGGLNAETAQERTACGAHRQKKTHQAQDLTERIQRPPGPVEQQLERTPPPENGPASFPLTADVFEDDISSSSSPTEQHSTHQSPAFSSLPRLSGDQLLSDCSALVPTLNHGPCHAQSGLAVLPGTEGIRQPMSVKLSDSNSMATTGRPTGMYLTSQTTPLLPKTARPPNNPCTSTLPHSLNFTHLPRPRKPRDTKPKMRKLKYHQYIPPDQRGGAGTGGVGAKQKSPNPTQSLDPAYSDLLKQQQVFLQLQILQNQQQQQPQEQITVVPSGESGDLKSSGAIPQNPQPVPATTNHTPTDTNPPSKPELLPANLVDLTVSELRQQLRKRGLPVSGTKPALLQRLRPFQLPSACLTPAPLCQLGTSPEPLTPCPSLPSSQSPGSSSGSGLDSPSSSPNQQLYIQDRAIPNGILSSAPNRVPNGILNTVPNGFTNAASVSLAGEPCSLTNTVFLAPASTASGTPSPSLPMSSSSPLQCGTPWRTEKEQQQQKQQQQQELSVELEMRERIRSRPRDRSTCSGNESCGGSLHPFLQQDPGCSRGKQETDAHAEVLFTQVFCCQPCDAIGNDFELPVQITASPIQTLPSVRSLEEELQEAIQKAQMDPRQSIDDILDEPIASVDSVNVSDHKSPAHSARSPSPLQNDQSQASQQHHKDDNSLLSPLCSSLLLELPPSPAVINPSQVVPLPPPPPICTSPLPSTRRSRKRRAPTPFDAADWLETLSSGLRPLTPPAAPFVEPDLSLDSDLNVNRVLDLMIEQW, via the exons AGCGGACTGCGTGTGGGGCCCACAGGCAGAAGAAAACTCACCAGGCGCAGGACCTCACTGAGAGGATCCAGCGCCCGCCTGGACCTGTGGAGCAGCAGCTCGAACGCACGCCGCCTCCGGAGAACG GTCCTGCCTCCTTCCCTCTGACTGCTGATGTCTTCGAAGATgacatctcctcctcctcctcacccacGGAGCAGCACAGCACTCACCAATCACCAGCTTTTTCTTCATTGCCGAGGCTCTCAGGTGACCAATTACTGAGTGACTGCTCGGCTCTGGTCCCGACCCTTAACCACGGTCCCTGTCATGCTCAG TCTGGTTTGGCAGTGCTCCCGGGAACCGAGGGCATCAGACAACCTATGAGCGTAAAGCTGAGTGACTCAAACTCCATGGCAACGACTGGGAGGCCGACTGGGATGTATCTGACCTCTCAGACCACACCCCTGCTGCCAAAG ACAGCTCGGCCTCCCAACAACCCCTGCACCTCAACTCTGCCTCACTCCCTTAACTTCACCCATCTCCCCCGCCCACGGAAACCGCGGGACACCAAGCCCAAAATGAGGAAACTCAAATATCATCAGTACATTCCTCCAGACCAGAGAGGAGGGGCTGGGACAGGAG GGGTGGGAGCCAAACAGAAGAGCCCTAACCCTACCCAGTCTTTAGACCCAGCCTATTCTGACCTtctgaaacagcagcaggtctTCCTTCAGCTTCAAATCCTCCAGaaccaacagcagcaacaaccaCAAGAACAGATCACTGTTGTACCCAG TGGGGAATCTGGTGATCTGAAGTCTTCGGGAGCCATACCACAGAATCCCCAACCTGTTCCTGCTACAACCAACCACACCCCTACGGACACAAACCCTCCATCAAAGCCTGAGCTTCTCCCTGCTAATCTGGTTGATTTAACA GTGTCAGAGTTACGGCAGCAGCTGCGTAAGCGCGGCCTTCCTGTCTCCGGTACAAAGCCTGCCCTATTGCAGCGACTTCGTCCTTTCCAGCTTCCCAGTGCTTGCCTCACCCCGGCTCCCCTCTGTCAGCTGGGTACCAGCCCGGAGCCACTCACCCCCTGCCCCTCATTGCCATCCAGCCAGAGCCCTGGCTCCAGCTCCGGCTCTGGGCTAGACTCACCCAGCAGCAGCCCGAACCAGCAGCTTTACATCCAGGATAGGGCAATTCCTAATGGGATTCTCAGCAGCGCTCCAAATAGAGTTCCAAATGGAATTCTAAACACTGTCCCAAACGGTTTCACAAATGCTGCATCAGTCAGTTTGGCGGGGGAACCGTGCAGTCTCACCAACACGGTCTTCTTAGCTCCTGCCAGCACTGCCTCAGGAACTCCAAGTCCCAGTCTTCCCATGTCATCCTCCTCACCCCTACAGTGTGGGACTCCCTGGAGAACTGagaaggagcagcagcagcagaagcagcaacagcagcaggagctgAGTGTGGAGCTGGAGATGAGGGAGAGAATAAGGAGCAGGCCCAGAGACCGCTCCACATGTTCCGGCAATGAG TCTTGTGGAGGATCCCTCCATCCGTTCCTGCAACAGGATCCGGGATGCTCTAGAGGGAAGCAAGAAACAGATGCACACGCAGAGGTGTTGTTTACACAG GTGTTTTGCTGCCAGCCCTGTGATGCAATTGGCAATGACTTTGAACTGCCAGTGCAGATTACAGCAAGTCCTATTCAGACCTTACCCTCTGTTCGCAGCTTGGAGGAAGAGCTACAGGAGGCTATCCAGAAAGCACAG ATGGACCCTCGGCAGTCCATTGATGACATTCTAGATGAGCCTATTGCTTCTGTCG ACTCCGTCAATGTGTCTGACCATAAATCTCCTGCCCACTCAGCCCgttctccttctcctcttcaAAATGATCAGTCCCAGGCTTCCCAGCAGCACCACAAGGACGACAACTCCCTGCTTTCACCTCTTTGTTCCTCTCTCTTGTTGGAGCTTCCTCCATCCCCTGCTGTAATAAACCCGAGCCAGGTAGTCCCACTTCCTCCTCCACCGCCCATCTGTACCTCCCCATTGCCATCCACCAGGAGGTCACGGAAACGACGGGCTCCAACACCGTTCGACGCTGCTGACTGGCTTGAAACGCTGTCGTCCGGCCTCCGCCCTTTGACCCCCCCAGCAGCCCCCTTTGTCGAGCCAGACTTGAGCCTGGATTCAGATCTAAATGTCAATCGAGTGCTGGACCTGATGATAGAGCAGTGGTGA